A single genomic interval of Zunongwangia sp. HGR-M22 harbors:
- the kdpF gene encoding K(+)-transporting ATPase subunit F: MIFLLIIAVVVFAYLVYAIAKPEKF, encoded by the coding sequence TTATTAATAATTGCCGTGGTGGTATTTGCCTATTTGGTGTACGCCATTGCCAAACCCGAAAAATTTTAA
- the kdpA gene encoding potassium-transporting ATPase subunit KdpA gives MNTELMGIILIFLLSALLAWPLGKYMVKVFKGEKVWTDFLSPFERFIFKMAGVNPDKEMDWKQNLKALLGINMLFFVVAIILLMIQGSHPFWNPNGFGNWDPTLAFNTAVSFTTNTNLQHYSGESGASYFTQLIVFCWLQFVSAATGIAACALLFKGLLNKQSSNLGNFYNLFLKTCTRILLPLAIVLSLALSFNGTVSNFEGLQQVTTLEGDTQLVAGGPAAPMVSIKQLGTNGGGFFGPNSTHPFENPNYSTNILENIAILLIPMALVFAFGFYLKRKKIAGLFFGVMSLLFVSFVAISVYQEMHGNPAIHQMGIANAQANLEGKEVRFGPAASSLWGVSTTATSNGSVNSMHDSHTAISGGIFLLDMFINAVYGGVGVGFINFFVFVIIAVFIAGQMIGRTPDFLGKKIEAKEIKIAAIVAILHPLLILAGTGLTSYLIVQNSDLAWLNNPSFHGFSEMLYENTSAAANNGSGFEGLGDNTSLWNILTGIIMLLGRFLPILGPLAIVGALAVKKPVPITAGSLKAESPAFGAVLISVILIIAALAFFPALALGPLAEYFTL, from the coding sequence ATGAATACGGAACTAATGGGAATTATCCTTATTTTTTTATTAAGCGCGCTGCTTGCGTGGCCATTAGGAAAATATATGGTAAAAGTCTTTAAGGGCGAAAAAGTCTGGACTGATTTTTTAAGCCCTTTCGAAAGATTCATTTTTAAAATGGCAGGAGTAAACCCAGATAAGGAAATGGATTGGAAACAGAATTTAAAAGCCCTTTTAGGGATCAATATGCTGTTTTTTGTAGTCGCAATCATTTTATTAATGATACAAGGATCTCATCCTTTTTGGAACCCAAACGGGTTTGGAAATTGGGATCCTACCCTTGCCTTTAATACGGCAGTGAGTTTTACGACCAACACCAACCTGCAACATTATAGCGGTGAAAGCGGGGCTAGCTACTTCACACAACTTATCGTGTTTTGTTGGTTGCAATTTGTAAGTGCCGCTACCGGTATTGCTGCCTGTGCCCTATTATTTAAAGGACTGTTGAACAAACAATCCAGTAACCTGGGGAATTTTTATAACCTGTTTTTAAAAACCTGTACCCGTATATTGCTTCCACTAGCAATTGTACTGTCGTTGGCCTTAAGCTTTAACGGCACCGTAAGCAATTTTGAAGGCTTACAGCAAGTGACCACCTTAGAGGGGGATACGCAACTGGTAGCCGGTGGTCCCGCAGCTCCGATGGTTTCCATTAAACAGTTAGGAACTAACGGCGGTGGTTTCTTTGGTCCAAACTCCACACATCCGTTTGAAAATCCCAACTATTCTACCAATATTCTAGAAAATATAGCCATTTTATTAATCCCGATGGCCCTGGTTTTCGCCTTTGGTTTTTACCTTAAACGCAAAAAAATCGCTGGACTGTTTTTTGGCGTAATGAGTTTATTGTTTGTCAGTTTTGTGGCTATTTCGGTTTATCAGGAAATGCACGGCAATCCCGCTATTCATCAAATGGGCATTGCCAATGCGCAAGCTAATTTAGAAGGTAAAGAAGTTCGTTTTGGACCGGCTGCCTCCTCCCTATGGGGCGTTTCGACCACGGCAACGTCCAATGGTTCTGTCAATTCAATGCACGATAGTCATACCGCGATATCCGGTGGAATTTTCTTGCTCGATATGTTTATCAACGCCGTATATGGAGGTGTAGGCGTTGGCTTTATCAATTTCTTTGTGTTTGTGATTATTGCAGTGTTTATAGCTGGGCAAATGATTGGCCGTACGCCCGATTTCCTCGGAAAGAAAATTGAAGCTAAAGAGATTAAAATTGCAGCGATTGTAGCCATTCTTCATCCGTTATTGATTTTAGCGGGAACAGGGTTAACTAGTTATCTAATCGTACAGAATTCCGATTTGGCCTGGCTCAATAATCCCTCGTTTCACGGATTTTCAGAAATGTTATACGAAAATACTTCGGCAGCGGCAAACAACGGCTCCGGCTTCGAAGGCTTGGGAGATAATACTTCCCTCTGGAATATTTTAACGGGGATTATTATGCTTTTGGGAAGATTTTTACCCATTCTCGGACCATTGGCCATCGTAGGCGCCTTAGCGGTTAAAAAACCGGTTCCCATTACCGCAGGCTCCCTTAAAGCCGAAAGTCCGGCTTTTGGAGCGGTATTGATTTCAGTTATTTTAATCATCGCCGCGCTGGCCTTCTTTCCCGCCCTTGCCCTTGGGCCTTTAGCCGAATATTTCACCTTATAA